The nucleotide window AGTAACAACTAAAAAGATCTAGTTGTCAAAACCAAGCCTGTTTCTTGATTAGGTAATACAAGTACCTAACCAGTCCAACACAGTCATCATAGTCCATACCATTCAAGGGACTCTGAAGTGAAATAACATATCCAATCCTATTATATATCATACTTTTCCATATCCATCATATTTCTCTATTGCTTGCACACCAAATTGTATTCTCATGTACAAATCAATATTCATCCACAATAGCAATTGGCTTATTTTGCGTTTCTCATTAAACAACAAAGAAGGGTAGTTATTAAAAATGTGGTACAACTTCAACCAATCAGATAAAAGGAGCATGGCTAATCTTTCAATAGGTAAGCATGCCTCGAAGCATATAGTTAGATAGTAAATTTTAATACCAGACTAACAGAGATGGAGAGTGGAGGTTAGAGGCCAGTTAAATCCCCACACATGTATGTGCATAAGAAACCACATCCCTTCTCTGCTTCTCCTCCAGTAATCATTGAATAACAGGAGTAGAatagttattacttattaccATTAAATTTTGCAACTTGAAATCAAACTTCTAATCGTTTTCTGATATTATCAGTCAATCTAACCATAATCTGATCGTTCTATAGCATAAATCCTATCATATAATTTGTCTAGAAAATTTTACCagcaataaatataaattttgaaaGAAGATTATAAATCCAAACCCAGTTCAATCTAACATtgcaaaataaatcaaaagcaTATACAAGtgagaaattttgaaaaatcaatcAAAGGACATATTGATGCAAAGGCATCGATCGTAAGAGTACCTTGGCAGATACCATGTCATTCCTCTTGGCAGCCTCTCTAATCGCCTTCTGTAcacttttctcttctctttgtaTATCTGATCAAAACCCATAATCCCAAAACGCCCAATAATAAACATAAACGATCGACCAAAAAAAAGCACCCAAGACGACAAAGCTGCAGCGCTATATATTACACAATAGACATAGACGGTGCTAGGTAATTACCTCGAATTTGACGTTCGGCACTGCGACACTCTTGACGAAGCCGACGCTGCCATTCTCTCAGTAGCTCTTGCGGATTAGGTTTTGGCTTTAGAATattcctcactctctccatgtccttcaatttcaaatcaataaaaatcGAAGTCCGATATCTGTGTGAAACACAAAGATTGATGATGAAGATCAAACTCACTTCACCGTTCTGGATATTTTCAGAACCAAATTACGAAAAACCGTTGATAATTGGTCAACTCAGTTGTATCTTCGACCTTCCAGCAATCTGGTCTAAAAGTATTACGcgttttgcttctttttttcccttatcTCCGGTATCTCTGAAGTTTACGAATTACGATCAATCCTGGGCCGGATGTCTCGGCCCATGGACACGGAGTCACTGATACTCTCAGAAATCTAAGCATTGGGCCTGGCCTATTTGGGATTGTCAAAGAGCCATAAAAGACGGAGACATTTTGGGCTTTTAACGTAGAGACGCCATAAGGCATGCCAGCCAATTCCACTTGGAAGTAATGATTTGAACATTTAAATACCGGTCCGTACGTACCGGTTTAACGGAATAATAGATGATTCACTCTAAAATCCTGGTTGAACCATACATGTCAAAAAATAACCGACCAATTTTAACAATATTAACCGGTTTTAcactaatttttaaaatatttttaaaatttaaatttatagataaataaaaataaatatttctttAATACTCGAAATCTCCAAAAAGAGTACAGTAGAAAATCTTAAACTTTACCCACAAAGTAACATGATATCACTCATGTCCTCTgtgatttatatatacattatcTTTATGTCACTCAATCGGTTATACCTCATATCAATGGTCTGACTAGTATGATTTCAGTGTTGATATTTAAAACGCTGTTTGGAAGCATAGCGTAGGCTCATAGCGTTGTAAACTTTCAATTATTGGTACGGGAATGGATTTATGAATATGTTATGGCTTAGGATACCCAACTAGTGAGAAATCTAACTATATATAGTTATGTTAATATCACTTTATCTACTAGATTTGTCGGCAAGGCTTTTCGGTACATTTGTTCAAACAGGCAGGCCAGACAAGTTCATCAATCGATTCTCTTTCCATTCTAATTTTAATGGCCTCAAAGTCATGCATGAAAGAGCTCTCTATGAAAGCAACACTAAATTATTGGTAGAGTTGTTTTCAATGAATATATATTATAGGCTACGTTTGACAGAGTTTATTTGCTgtcaaaataacataatttataagttgtgaaaaaaaaatcacttataAGTTGTCAAgtgtttggtgaaatttataacataaactagtttataaactttaaaaaagtttatttaaatttaattttaaaaataaaaagtttataatattatatataatattatcttgataaaaaaacaaacataaactctAAAATAAACTTCAATTTGAACCTTATTTTTTGGAGcttataagttagtttatttttcgATTGTTTCTCTATATTACTCCATCATCTATGATTGTTTGCAGAGGACCTTTAACAACGTTTATTTTGAAACTTATAATAAACTCTCCCAAACAACCTTTAGAATGGGCCTGTTTGGTAAAGCGAGCCCGGTACTATATAGTGATGCAGCAAGTCTTAGTGCATCCACAGCAGGACGTACACATTGCTTTAGTTTAGAAAATTCATATGCTGATGAATCTACAGGGACAAGAACATCAATAATGATAATTTTAGCTTCAACTGTAACCTTTTGTTGGTCAATAATGACAGCCAAAAAAGATCCGAGGGGGCTAAAGTACATAGCCAATGCATGTACTTAGCATATGAGAACATACAGGGACCCATTAATTTTGTCATTATTCAGCCTTTTTTAATCACCTAATTGAATTATCTAGTCCTTCATTTTATGTCAGGTTGAATTATGTcaacatatatttatatgtcaCTCGATTGAATTATATCAAACAACGTGGGATAAAGTATCAATGGTCTGTCTCTTTTCTCTTCTACCACTTATTCTTATTCTTCCATCACTACTTCAACTTCTGCAACTCCATATTTTCTGCTACCTTATTTCATGCTCAATTTAGAGATACCTGAGACATTTATACAATATTTCAACGTAGTGGAGATTTTGAGAATTGACATGGAAAGAAAAGGATATGCACGGGTACGCACAGGTGGAACAATCCCTTCTGCATATTTTAAAATCACCCAATCTTTTTTCTATTCTTGTCTTCTTCTAGGACTCTAAAGCAACCAACTTACCAATCTGATTTGCATTGTGGGTCCCTCTAATCTCCCTATATCTAACACCCAACGGTGAAGTGTGAAGCCATGGCCATAATTCAGACATACAGTCTCATGAAATTCATGGCTTCCCTTCTcataattgtttttgttttttttcttaaggCCCCTTCAATTGGTGCACAGGGTCCACCTTCACCTGGGTACAGCCCCAGCTCCAGAGTTAGTACCGTGGGGTTTGATCAAGGATTCAGAAACTTATGGGGTCTTCAGCATCAGAGACTAGACCAAACCCAACTCACAATTTGGCTTGACAGCAGTTCAGGTCCTGCATGTCACACAATTTTCTCTGTTTTCATTTATTCACAAAAACTCTTACTTAGTATTTCAAAACAGGGAGTGGGTTCAAGTCACTTCAGCTGTATCGTTCTGGGTATTTTGGTGCTGCAATGAAGCTTCAACCTGGTTATACTGCAGGAGTAATTACATCTCTCTACGTAAGTCTCCAATTCAGTCTCTAATAATTCATTTAcaaattttgtgcattgttGAGATAATTACTCTGTTTTTGATAAACCtttgtttaattaatattgTTGCAGCTTTCGAACAACGAAGAACATCCAGGAAATCACGATGAAATCGACATAGAGTTTCTAGGCACAACTCCTGATAAGCCTTACACTTTGCAGACAAATGTGTACATCAGAGGAAGTGGCGATGCTAATATAATTGGTAGAGAAATGAAGTTCCATCTATGGTTCGATCCAACACAAGATTTTCATAACTATGCTATGATATGGAACCCCAATGAAATCATGTTAGTACACACTCTAGACAAACTCTTTTGGATTAACCGAAACCGACCGTGAACACCCAGTATGTATTGTTTAGTTGTTTTACGGACTTGGTTATGATATGGTGCAGATTTTTTGTGGATGATGTGCCAATCAGGAGGTATCCAAGAAAAAGTGATGATACATTCCCCATAAGACCATTGTGGGTGTATGGATCAATTTGGGATGCATCATCGTGGGCCACAGAGGAAGGAAAATACAAAGCCGATTATACATACCAACCTTTCATTGGTAAGTACAAGAATTTCAAACTAGGTGGTTGCACTGCCGATGGTTCTGCCTCATGCCGTCCTCCCTCTGCCTCACCGTCCGGCTTGGTAGGCCTAAGCCAAGAACAACGCTCGGCCATGGAATGGGTGCAGAGGAACTACTTGGTGTATAATTATTGCTCGGATCCTAAGAGAGACCATGCTCAGACACCAGAGTGTTAAGATTGTCTTTAATTTTGCAAGTACGTGTGTATGTGTGAAATGCGATAGAAGTTGATGCTGAAATTGTTCTTTTAGTTATCAGCAGTTTGTATGTTAGTAGGTGTTGAGATGGGCCCTGCTTGCCAAGAATAGGCCCAAAAAAAGTTGTGGACCGTCCAAGCCTACAAGATTTGGAAGTATAAATATTGTAACGTGAGTGTTAATAACCATATTATTACAATCACACTCGAGTTATTACATCCCAATTTTACTACACCCCATATTAAAACATAATATTCCGTAGTACACTCCTTTCTATGTTTTAAACTAAAAATACCAACTGCACCCCTATCACCAAACCCTAAATCTGCAACACGCCATGGCTGCCATAGTGCCATGGCAGCACCTTCTCTGTATTATTCTTGTAGAAGCTTCATGAAAAATACAAATTCTTATGAGCTCAACCTAGACAAACCCCTCTCGCTCTCCCTCTCCAAATTTTCACAAAATCCAAAAACCATGGAAGCAATACAACTACTCTAAGCTTTCACTTATTGCTCTAAAACTGATGTGCTTCTCCTTGATGACAAGGAATTCGGTGTTGAAGGAGCCCAGCCTCAGCCCCTTGCCCGCTCTTCTGATCTTGCTTGCTCCGCCCGATCCACTCCTCCCGCGGCCTCCCCAATGAAGCGGTTCTCGAAATTGGATTCTGACTCCAATATTCACTACCTTCACTCCGGCCGGCACCTTCTCCACTTGTCTCAAGGAGTTGTTGCCGTGGGAGAGGAAAAATAGTGGTAGGAAAACAGCACGGGAGGAGGACGTGGTTGTTGTTGTGGGTTGGGTTtctgaggaagaagatgaactGAGTAGGAGAAAGATAGGGACAAATGAGGTGGGTTAAGATTGAGCATTCTCGCGATATTTTGGGATACACTTAATAAAACGTGGGATTCAAATAGTGCTCATCCGATTCGAATCCCCCTCtcccgtataaaataaaaaaacatattataatcTTTTTGGTAACCAAATAAGCATATTATAATCCCACTACAGTACAATTACTTCGGAATAATTAATAGAATTAAGTACTATCTCTAATGATAATTAATAAAGATTCATATAGATACCActagagaaaaagaaattcatgcaaatataattaaatatctGAAAAGTACTAAGAACACCCTATTCTGTTTTTTCGGGTTAATTCAAATTCGAAAGAATACCCAAATCCAAAACCGTTaaccgaaaaaaaaaatcaaatcgtCAGAACCGAATAACCACGGTTCAATTGGATTCTTTGGTTGCGATTCAGGATTTTGCACACCCTTAGGTCCAAGAGGCATTGCTCATAAAAAAGAAGTTTATATCATATATGCATTATGTAGAGCTCAATGTCTTAAACTCATATATTCTCATGGGGCATCAAGACTATCCGTGGATAGGCTGCTGGTACACTTAGCAGTACATAAATTTCAAGCCCAGCCCATCCTAAAGCCCTTTAAGAACATGAAAGCCCAATGTCCAAAAGCCTGGCCCATTGTTTATCAAGTCAAGAAAAGTCAAAACATATCTGTGACCACCGACTCTTCCCCCTGCGACGTCCCCGCGAATTTCTTTACATCTCTGACACTCCCCCATTTGTCCTTGTACCTGTTCTTTTACCTCAACGATTTCCTACTTCATGCTTGTAACTttgtacaaaaagtgaaatAAGTGCACAAGCAGTACAAGAACGTCGTTACCAACAACTAATTTAGTTTTTTCTTATTGAAAGGGGAGGGGATTCCAAAAATAATGTACTCATGCACATCATTTTTACGGAGAAAGacaacttttggtcattgaaatatttgatcatgttcaactcagtcacctatttttcaaatgtttcaatttggatattcaaatttctaaattgttGTAAATAGGTCACACCGATAGTCTTTAGCAATTTCGGTCAATCAAACTTGTGACATGACAGACAAAAGTCAAAATTAAACTGATTTTTATTGATGTGGCCAAAAAAATGGATGACATgaatattaagaaaataaacataaaaaaattcagattgCTCTCTAGCCGCCGGACGCAATCCCACGACCAAACTTATGTTCGTATTTTGTCCACCTGTTCATGCCATTGACCACACTGTATCGTCAATCACTACATACGCGGGAAAGAGGTCGCGAAGTCATGATGCTGCAAAGGGAAGATGAGGCCAAGACGCATCTTTTCCATTAAATCAATTCAAGTTATTGATACAttatatgtttgttttaatttttgatgtCATGTAAGCTCTTCTTTTTTTATGCCACGTAGGTCATTTAGTTGCCCGAAATAGCTAAAAACTGTCCGAGTGActtgtttgaaacaatttataaatttggatacccaaattgaaactTTCGAAAAAATGAATGACGTAATTGAACCTGATTAGATAttttagtgaccaaaagttATCTTTCCCCTCATTTTTACTATTCAACTTAGTGGCTCCGGTCTAAATACCAATTTAGTTAGTTGTTTGGGTTGAATGTATTGAGTTTATTAATTACTATGAATAGTATCTtgccttaaaaaaaaatttatattgtacgccactctttttttttctacccAAATTAATCCCACTCATCACCTTCCCACATGTACAGTATATATACACCACAGTTTCCCGCGCAAACCGCATATTAAATTAATCACGAATCGCCAACTCAGCAGCAATAAAATATCTAATATATTATCCTTCCCCAAAAGTGGGCCCCAACCACAGCCAATAAAAAGTCTTCTGACAAACGAGCAATCCCACAATAAATCCACTGGCTTCCATTATTTCTCTCCATGCAAACGCATCCACGTGGGCAAAAGCAGGGTTCCGAACTTGCCAATCTAAACTTGACGAATGTCACATTGTTATTGGGTAGAAACACTCACACGCCTATACGACCTGTCCAGCGTCTTCGTTAATCCGCGGAGAACCTGCCAGGTGGCATCACCTTCTTCGATCATATCATTGAAGAGAAGGGCCGAACGCGTCGCTGGGTCCCAGAGGTTCCTTTGTATTGCGGTCAGATTGGTGGCCCCCACATGTTCAAGGATCCTTCCCAGCTTCCCTACATCCTTCTCCGCCACCGTCAGGGATATATCAGGCCATCGTACGGCGGTGGGGAAGGGTAACCGGATACCATCAGCAATTATGACCGGCACA belongs to Tripterygium wilfordii isolate XIE 37 chromosome 2, ASM1340144v1, whole genome shotgun sequence and includes:
- the LOC120012410 gene encoding xyloglucan endotransglucosylase/hydrolase protein 31-like; translation: MAIIQTYSLMKFMASLLIIVFVFFLKAPSIGAQGPPSPGYSPSSRVSTVGFDQGFRNLWGLQHQRLDQTQLTIWLDSSSGSGFKSLQLYRSGYFGAAMKLQPGYTAGVITSLYLSNNEEHPGNHDEIDIEFLGTTPDKPYTLQTNVYIRGSGDANIIGREMKFHLWFDPTQDFHNYAMIWNPNEIIFFVDDVPIRRYPRKSDDTFPIRPLWVYGSIWDASSWATEEGKYKADYTYQPFIGKYKNFKLGGCTADGSASCRPPSASPSGLVGLSQEQRSAMEWVQRNYLVYNYCSDPKRDHAQTPEC